A window of the Buchnera aphidicola (Periphyllus koelreuteriae) genome harbors these coding sequences:
- the tpiA gene encoding triose-phosphate isomerase, with the protein MKKIIIIANWKLNGNKALVNKFSKYFTSNIIKYLKNNIIIMSPPVIYIEQMKKLINNKKIFFASQNIDYHETGAFTGELSANMIKEIGIKYVILGHSERRENHNENNKLIAKKFNSIKKNKIIPILCIGETKKEKKLGLTDKVLKKQIDSIFLKCGKLAFNNSIIAYEPRWSIGSGKTASPNLINKILKIIKKYILKNSFQDIKVYMQYGGSVSCDNIKNIINQKYVDGVLIGSGSLNFKNFKKMIKISSKLKI; encoded by the coding sequence ATGAAAAAAATAATTATTATAGCTAATTGGAAATTAAATGGAAATAAAGCATTAGTAAATAAATTCTCAAAATATTTTACTTCTAATATTATAAAATATTTAAAAAATAATATAATTATAATGTCTCCTCCAGTAATATATATTGAACAAATGAAAAAATTAATCAATAATAAAAAAATATTTTTTGCATCTCAAAATATAGATTATCATGAAACTGGAGCATTTACTGGTGAATTATCTGCAAATATGATAAAAGAAATTGGTATAAAATATGTTATTTTAGGTCATTCTGAAAGACGAGAAAATCATAATGAAAATAATAAATTAATAGCAAAAAAATTTAATTCTATTAAAAAAAATAAAATAATTCCAATATTATGTATTGGAGAAACAAAAAAAGAAAAAAAATTAGGATTAACAGATAAAGTTTTAAAAAAACAAATTGATTCTATTTTTTTAAAATGTGGAAAATTAGCTTTTAATAATTCAATTATTGCATATGAACCAAGATGGTCTATTGGTAGTGGAAAAACAGCATCCCCAAATTTAATTAATAAAATTTTAAAAATTATAAAAAAATATATTTTAAAAAATAGTTTTCAAGATATTAAAGTATATATGCAATATGGAGGATCTGTTTCTTGTGATAATATAAAAAATATAATAAATCAAAAATATGTTGATGGAGTTTTAATTGGTTCAGGATCTTTAAATTTTAAAAATTTTAAAAAAATGATTAAAATATCTTCTAAATTAAAAATATAA
- the gpmA gene encoding 2,3-diphosphoglycerate-dependent phosphoglycerate mutase produces MTYKVIFLRHGESEWNESNKFTGWNDVCLTKKGKKEAKQAGKILKQNNIKFDIAYTSVLKRAVYTLWIILKQIEQPWIKIKNTWRLNERHYGSLQGFNKEEVIPFYGKKKVIDWRRSFSVIPPKMKSYNDHLSGYDIRYSSMENNKFPLGESLKCTLKRVLPYWNKIILPQMKQNKKIIVVAHGNSLRALIKFLDNINEHDVPDLDIPTGKPIIYKFDEKFNPIKYYFL; encoded by the coding sequence ATGACATATAAAGTAATATTTTTAAGACACGGAGAAAGTGAATGGAATGAATCTAATAAATTTACTGGATGGAATGATGTTTGTTTAACAAAAAAAGGAAAAAAAGAAGCAAAACAAGCTGGTAAAATTTTAAAACAAAATAATATAAAATTTGATATAGCTTATACTTCTGTATTAAAAAGAGCCGTTTATACTTTATGGATTATATTAAAACAAATAGAACAACCATGGATAAAAATAAAAAATACATGGAGATTAAATGAACGACATTATGGTTCATTACAAGGATTTAATAAAGAAGAAGTAATACCATTTTATGGAAAAAAAAAAGTTATAGATTGGAGAAGAAGTTTTAGTGTAATTCCTCCTAAAATGAAATCATATAATGATCATTTATCTGGATATGATATTAGATATTCTTCTATGGAAAATAATAAATTTCCATTAGGAGAAAGTTTAAAATGTACTTTAAAAAGAGTTCTTCCGTATTGGAATAAAATTATTTTACCTCAAATGAAACAAAATAAAAAAATAATTGTTGTAGCTCATGGAAATTCTTTAAGAGCATTAATTAAATTTTTAGATAATATTAATGAACATGATGTTCCAGATTTAGATATCCCAACTGGAAAACCTATAATATATAAATTTGATGAAAAATTTAATCCTATAAAATATTATTTTTTATAA
- the pfkA gene encoding 6-phosphofructokinase, whose product MIKKIAVLTSGGDSPGMNAAIQSIIHSSYKNKIRILGVLDGYLGLCQDNIIKLKNNFSNIINQGGTILRTARYKKFNQKKERKIAIKNMKNRNIDALIVIGGNGTYIGANKLNKMGFPCIGIPATIDNDILGTDYTIGYNTALETIVKSIDKLRDTSSSHQRISIVEIMGRNCGDLTLFSSLACWCEFIITPEILYNEKKLIHKIKKSIKKGKKNIIIAITEKICNVQKLAKNIELKIKKETRATILGHIQRGGSPVAIDRILASRMGFYSIQLLLKNKFGKCIGIQNNKIISHNINDLLKFKKKKFKKKLMFVSNNLY is encoded by the coding sequence ATGATTAAAAAAATAGCAGTTCTTACTAGTGGAGGAGATTCTCCAGGAATGAATGCTGCTATTCAAAGCATAATTCACTCATCTTATAAAAATAAAATAAGAATTTTAGGAGTTTTAGATGGTTATTTAGGTTTATGTCAAGATAATATTATAAAGTTAAAAAATAATTTTTCTAATATTATTAATCAAGGAGGAACTATTTTACGAACTGCAAGATATAAAAAATTTAATCAAAAAAAAGAAAGAAAAATAGCAATTAAAAATATGAAAAATAGAAATATTGATGCATTAATAGTTATAGGAGGAAATGGAACATATATAGGAGCAAATAAATTAAATAAAATGGGTTTTCCATGTATTGGTATTCCTGCAACAATTGATAACGATATTTTAGGAACAGATTATACTATTGGTTATAATACAGCATTAGAAACAATTGTTAAATCTATAGATAAATTAAGAGATACTTCTTCTTCTCATCAAAGAATTTCAATTGTTGAAATAATGGGTAGAAATTGTGGAGATTTAACTTTATTTTCTTCTCTTGCTTGTTGGTGTGAATTTATAATTACTCCAGAAATTTTATATAATGAAAAAAAACTAATACATAAAATTAAAAAAAGTATTAAAAAAGGAAAAAAAAATATAATTATTGCGATTACAGAAAAAATTTGTAATGTTCAAAAATTAGCAAAAAATATTGAATTAAAAATAAAAAAAGAAACTAGAGCTACAATTTTAGGTCATATTCAAAGAGGAGGTTCTCCAGTAGCTATTGATAGAATTTTAGCTTCCAGAATGGGTTTTTATTCTATACAACTTTTATTAAAAAACAAATTTGGAAAATGCATTGGAATACAAAATAATAAAATTATTAGTCATAATATTAATGATTTATTAAAATTTAAAAAAAAAAAATTTAAAAAAAAATTAATGTTTGTATCTAATAATTTATATTAA
- a CDS encoding 2-oxo acid dehydrogenase subunit E2 — translation MEKKIKILVPELPESVYQAKIIKWNKKIGDIIQKDDVLVDLETDKIIIEVPTLKNGKLISINKYPGDLVKTNDLLCYIQKNIKYSKKKYINDKNLSPSLRRKKKILDQKENNTNIQSIKIKNNKHTPSIKIENNKNIKNNFSLKNNQLKIKKIIEMSSFRKKISEKLVKSKNETAILTTFNEVNMDSIIKIRKNFGDSFQKKHGIKLGLMSFFVKSVYLALKEYPQINTSINKNKIIFYDSFNINIAISTNRGLVAPVLFNVDQMTMADIEKKINFYSIQGKNGKLTMNDLNNGTFTITNGGVFGSLFSTPIINSPQTAILGTHTIKNRPIATKKNKIKIAPMMYISLSYDHRLIDGKDSVGFLMKIKYTLENFMNIALDI, via the coding sequence ATGGAAAAAAAAATAAAAATTTTAGTACCCGAACTTCCTGAATCAGTTTATCAAGCAAAAATTATTAAATGGAATAAAAAAATTGGAGATATAATTCAAAAAGATGATGTATTAGTAGATTTGGAAACAGATAAAATTATAATTGAAGTTCCAACATTAAAAAATGGAAAATTAATTTCAATTAATAAATATCCTGGAGATTTAGTTAAAACAAATGATTTATTATGTTATATACAAAAAAATATAAAATATTCTAAAAAAAAATATATAAATGATAAAAATTTATCTCCATCTTTAAGAAGAAAAAAAAAAATACTTGATCAAAAAGAAAATAATACAAATATTCAATCTATTAAAATAAAAAATAATAAACATACTCCATCTATTAAAATAGAAAATAACAAAAATATAAAAAATAATTTTAGTTTAAAAAATAATCAATTAAAAATAAAAAAAATTATTGAAATGTCAAGTTTTCGTAAAAAAATTTCTGAAAAATTAGTAAAATCAAAAAATGAAACAGCTATATTAACAACATTTAATGAAGTTAATATGGATTCAATAATAAAAATTAGAAAAAATTTTGGAGATTCATTTCAAAAAAAACATGGAATTAAACTTGGTTTAATGTCTTTTTTTGTAAAATCTGTTTATTTAGCATTAAAAGAATATCCTCAAATTAATACTTCTATAAATAAAAATAAAATAATTTTTTATGATAGTTTTAATATAAATATTGCTATTTCAACAAATAGAGGATTAGTTGCTCCAGTTTTATTTAATGTTGATCAAATGACTATGGCTGATATTGAAAAAAAAATAAATTTTTATTCTATTCAAGGTAAAAATGGAAAGCTTACAATGAATGATTTAAATAATGGAACTTTTACTATTACTAATGGAGGAGTTTTTGGATCTTTATTTTCTACTCCTATTATTAATTCTCCTCAAACAGCAATATTAGGAACTCATACAATTAAAAATAGACCAATTGCGACTAAAAAAAATAAAATTAAAATAGCTCCAATGATGTATATTTCTCTTTCATATGATCATCGATTAATAGATGGAAAAGATTCAGTAGGGTTTTTAATGAAAATAAAATATACTTTAGAAAATTTTATGAATATAGCTTTAGATATATAA